A single Pan troglodytes isolate AG18354 chromosome X, NHGRI_mPanTro3-v2.0_pri, whole genome shotgun sequence DNA region contains:
- the ARMCX1 gene encoding armadillo repeat-containing X-linked protein 1 isoform X5 yields the protein MGVVIGVLISWLTWPSRELEPRRADVLLILVFVWSGCTLPIAQRARGPVAWGKEDEVLPGSQQDAVPFGNKGIVCLESLQILGPEASPTLGAGRNAKLSRTKVLGVGPSTKHSLLKFVSLEGLVEAETEVREVCTKQCTWKQEREGKKTAWTSVGACRAASEPASSSCRLRPRRVRASLGQSEPVLCSG from the exons ATGGGAGTGGTAATTGGGGTCCTGATCTCATGGTTGACGTGGCCCTCACGTGAGCTGGAGCCGAGGCGTGCAGACGTCCTTCTAATCCTAGTCTTCGTTTGGTCCGGTTGCACTCTTCCTATCGCCCAGAGGGCGAGAGGGCCTGTGGCCTGGGGGAAGGAGGACGAGGTTCTGCCTGGATCCCAGCAG GACGCTGTGCCATTTGGGAACAAAGGAATAGTCTGCCTGGAATCCTTGCAG ATCTTGGGGCCGGAGGCCAGTCCAACCCTTGGAGCAGGAAGAAACGCAAAGTTGTCAAGAACCAA GGTCCTTGGTGTTGGTCCGTCGACCAAGCACTCACTTCTGAAGTTTGTCAGTCTTGAAGGTTTAGTGGAAGCGGAAACCGAGGTGAGAGAG GTTTGCACGAAGCAGTGTACTtggaagcaagaaagagaaggaaaaaaaactgcCTGGACCTCTGTGGGTGCAT GTCGAGCTGCCTCAGAGCCGGCCAGCAGTAGCTGCAGACTCCGCCCGCGACGTGTGCGCGCTTCTCTGGGCCAGAGTGAGCCTGTTTTGTGCTCGGGTTAA
- the ARMCX1 gene encoding armadillo repeat-containing X-linked protein 1 isoform X2, with amino-acid sequence MGVVIGVLISWLTWPSRELEPRRADVLLILVFVWSGCTLPIAQRARGPVAWGKEDEVLPGSQQDAVPFGNKGIVCLESLQILGPEASPTLGAGRNAKLSRTKVLGVGPSTKHSLLKFVSLEGLVEAETEVREVCTKQCTWKQEREGKKTAWTSVELPQSRPAVAADSARDVCALLWARVSLFCARVKRFVPAIPWAALGKLAAWPLVWLSGLVPATVYTDWLGEETRTRKSGTKTRSLRTPQRLGLRL; translated from the exons ATGGGAGTGGTAATTGGGGTCCTGATCTCATGGTTGACGTGGCCCTCACGTGAGCTGGAGCCGAGGCGTGCAGACGTCCTTCTAATCCTAGTCTTCGTTTGGTCCGGTTGCACTCTTCCTATCGCCCAGAGGGCGAGAGGGCCTGTGGCCTGGGGGAAGGAGGACGAGGTTCTGCCTGGATCCCAGCAG GACGCTGTGCCATTTGGGAACAAAGGAATAGTCTGCCTGGAATCCTTGCAG ATCTTGGGGCCGGAGGCCAGTCCAACCCTTGGAGCAGGAAGAAACGCAAAGTTGTCAAGAACCAA GGTCCTTGGTGTTGGTCCGTCGACCAAGCACTCACTTCTGAAGTTTGTCAGTCTTGAAGGTTTAGTGGAAGCGGAAACCGAGGTGAGAGAG GTTTGCACGAAGCAGTGTACTtggaagcaagaaagagaaggaaaaaaaactgcCTGGACCTCT GTCGAGCTGCCTCAGAGCCGGCCAGCAGTAGCTGCAGACTCCGCCCGCGACGTGTGCGCGCTTCTCTGGGCCAGAGTGAGCCTGTTTTGTGCTCGGGTTAAGAGATTTGTCCCAGCTATACCATGGGCCGCACTCGGGAAGCTGGCTGCGTGGCCGCTGGTGTGGTTATCGGGGCTGGTGCCTGCTACTGTGTATACAGACTGGCTTGGGGAAGAGACGAGAACGAGAAAATCTGGGACGAAGACGAGGAGTCTACGGACACCTCAGAGATTGGGGTTGAGACTGTGA
- the ARMCX1 gene encoding armadillo repeat-containing X-linked protein 1 isoform X4 codes for MGVVIGVLISWLTWPSRELEPRRADVLLILVFVWSGCTLPIAQRARGPVAWGKEDEVLPGSQQDAVPFGNKGIVCLESLQILGPEASPTLGAGRNAKLSRTKVLGVGPSTKHSLLKFVSLEGLVEAETEVELPQSRPAVAADSARDVCALLWARVSLFCARVKRFVPAIPWAALGKLAAWPLVWLSGLVPATVYTDWLGEETRTRKSGTKTRSLRTPQRLGLRL; via the exons ATGGGAGTGGTAATTGGGGTCCTGATCTCATGGTTGACGTGGCCCTCACGTGAGCTGGAGCCGAGGCGTGCAGACGTCCTTCTAATCCTAGTCTTCGTTTGGTCCGGTTGCACTCTTCCTATCGCCCAGAGGGCGAGAGGGCCTGTGGCCTGGGGGAAGGAGGACGAGGTTCTGCCTGGATCCCAGCAG GACGCTGTGCCATTTGGGAACAAAGGAATAGTCTGCCTGGAATCCTTGCAG ATCTTGGGGCCGGAGGCCAGTCCAACCCTTGGAGCAGGAAGAAACGCAAAGTTGTCAAGAACCAA GGTCCTTGGTGTTGGTCCGTCGACCAAGCACTCACTTCTGAAGTTTGTCAGTCTTGAAGGTTTAGTGGAAGCGGAAACCGAG GTCGAGCTGCCTCAGAGCCGGCCAGCAGTAGCTGCAGACTCCGCCCGCGACGTGTGCGCGCTTCTCTGGGCCAGAGTGAGCCTGTTTTGTGCTCGGGTTAAGAGATTTGTCCCAGCTATACCATGGGCCGCACTCGGGAAGCTGGCTGCGTGGCCGCTGGTGTGGTTATCGGGGCTGGTGCCTGCTACTGTGTATACAGACTGGCTTGGGGAAGAGACGAGAACGAGAAAATCTGGGACGAAGACGAGGAGTCTACGGACACCTCAGAGATTGGGGTTGAGACTGTGA
- the ARMCX1 gene encoding armadillo repeat-containing X-linked protein 1 isoform X3 yields the protein MGVVIGVLISWLTWPSRELEPRRADVLLILVFVWSGCTLPIAQRARGPVAWGKEDEVLPGSQQDAVPFGNKGIVCLESLQILGPEASPTLGAGRNAKLSRTKVLGVGPSTKHSLLKFVSLEGLVEAETEVREVELPQSRPAVAADSARDVCALLWARVSLFCARVKRFVPAIPWAALGKLAAWPLVWLSGLVPATVYTDWLGEETRTRKSGTKTRSLRTPQRLGLRL from the exons ATGGGAGTGGTAATTGGGGTCCTGATCTCATGGTTGACGTGGCCCTCACGTGAGCTGGAGCCGAGGCGTGCAGACGTCCTTCTAATCCTAGTCTTCGTTTGGTCCGGTTGCACTCTTCCTATCGCCCAGAGGGCGAGAGGGCCTGTGGCCTGGGGGAAGGAGGACGAGGTTCTGCCTGGATCCCAGCAG GACGCTGTGCCATTTGGGAACAAAGGAATAGTCTGCCTGGAATCCTTGCAG ATCTTGGGGCCGGAGGCCAGTCCAACCCTTGGAGCAGGAAGAAACGCAAAGTTGTCAAGAACCAA GGTCCTTGGTGTTGGTCCGTCGACCAAGCACTCACTTCTGAAGTTTGTCAGTCTTGAAGGTTTAGTGGAAGCGGAAACCGAGGTGAGAGAG GTCGAGCTGCCTCAGAGCCGGCCAGCAGTAGCTGCAGACTCCGCCCGCGACGTGTGCGCGCTTCTCTGGGCCAGAGTGAGCCTGTTTTGTGCTCGGGTTAAGAGATTTGTCCCAGCTATACCATGGGCCGCACTCGGGAAGCTGGCTGCGTGGCCGCTGGTGTGGTTATCGGGGCTGGTGCCTGCTACTGTGTATACAGACTGGCTTGGGGAAGAGACGAGAACGAGAAAATCTGGGACGAAGACGAGGAGTCTACGGACACCTCAGAGATTGGGGTTGAGACTGTGA
- the ARMCX1 gene encoding armadillo repeat-containing X-linked protein 1 isoform X1 yields MGRTREAGCVAAGVVIGAGACYCVYRLAWGRDENEKIWDEDEESTDTSEIGVETVKGAKTNAGAGSGAKLQGDSEVKPEVSLGLEDCPGVKEKAHSGSHSGGGLEAKAKALFNTLKEQASAKAGKGARVGTISGNRTLAQSLPCPGGRGGGCHPTRSGSRAGGRASGKSKGKARSKSTRAPATTWPVRRGKFNFPYKIDDILSAPDLQKVLNILERTNDPFIQEVALVTLGNNAAYSFNQNAIRELGGVPIIAKLIKTKDPIIREKTYNALNNLSVNAENQGKIKTYISQVCDDTMVCRLDSAVQMAGLRLLTNMTVTNHYQHLLSYSFPDFFALLFLGNHFTKIQIMKLIINFTENPAMTRELVSCKVPSELISLFNKEWDREILLNILTIFENINDNIKNEGLASSRKEFSRSSLFFLFKESGVCVKKIKALANHNDLVVKVKVLKVLTKL; encoded by the coding sequence ATGGGCCGCACTCGGGAAGCTGGCTGCGTGGCCGCTGGTGTGGTTATCGGGGCTGGTGCCTGCTACTGTGTATACAGACTGGCTTGGGGAAGAGACGAGAACGAGAAAATCTGGGACGAAGACGAGGAGTCTACGGACACCTCAGAGATTGGGGTTGAGACTGTGAAAGGAGCTAAAACTAACGCTGGGGCAGGGTCTGGGGCCAAACTTCAGGGTGATTCAGAGGTCAAGCCTGAGGTGAGTTTGGGACTCGAGGATTGTCCGGGTGTAAAAGAGAAGGCCCATTCAGGATCCCACAGCGGAGGTGGCCTAGAGGCCAAGGCCAAGGCCCTTTTCAACACGCTGAAGGAACAGGCAAGTGCAAAGGCAGGCAAAGGGGCTAGGGTGGGTACCATCTCTGGGAACAGGACCCTTGCACAGAGTTTACCctgcccaggaggcaggggtggaggcTGCCACCCCACCAGGAGTGGATCTAGGGCCGGGGGCAGGGCAAGTGGAAAATCCAAGGGAAAGGCCCGAAGTAAGAGCACCAGGGCTCCAGCTACAACATGGCCTGTCCGGAGAGGCAAGTTCAACTTTCCTTATAAAATTGATGATATTCTGAGTGCTCCCGACCTCCAAAAGGTCCTCAACATCCTGGAGCGAACAAATGATCCTTTTATTCAAGAAGTAGCCTTGGTCACTCTGGGTAACAATGCAGCATATTCATTTAACCAGAATGCCATACGTGAATTGGGTGGTGTCCCAATTATTGCAAAACTGATAAAAACAAAAGACCCCATAATTAGGGAAAAGACTTACAATGCCCTTAATAACTTGAGTGTGAACGCAGAAAATCAGGGCAAGATTAAGACGTACATCAGTCAAGTGTGTGATGACACCATGGTCTGTCGCTTGGACTCAGCTGTGCAGATGGCTGGGCTAAGACTGTTAACCAACATGACTGTGACTAATCATTACCAACATTTGCTTTCCTATTCTTTTCCAGACTTTTTTGCTTTGTTATTCCTGGGAAATCACTTCACCAAGATACAGATTATGAAACTAATTATAAACTTTACTGAAAATCCAGCCATGACAAGAGAGCTGGTCAGTTGTAAAGTACCATCAGAATTGATTTCCCTCTTTAATAAAGAATGGGATAGAGAGATTCTTCTTAATATCCTTACCATATTTGAGAATAtaaatgacaacataaaaaatgaAGGGCTCGCATCAtccaggaaagaattcagcagaagttcactttttttcttattcaaagaGTCTGGAGTTTGTGTTAAGAAAATCAAAGCACTAGCAAATCACAATGATCTGGTGGTGAAAGTAAAAGTCCTGAAAGTATTAACCAAACTCTAA